The Rhodoferax sediminis genome has a segment encoding these proteins:
- the pyrF gene encoding orotidine-5'-phosphate decarboxylase has translation MTFLDMLHSAERRNGSLLCVGLDPEPAKFPDHLKGDASRIYDFCAAIVDATADLVIAFKPQIAYFAAHRAEDQLERLMEHLRRNAPQVPVILDAKRGDIGSTAEQYAREAFERYGADAVTLSPFMGFDSIQPYLKYEGKGAFLLCRTSNPGGDDLQNQRLSSVPGEPLLYEHVARLAQGPWNLNGQLGLVVGATYPAEIERVRALAPTVPLLIPGVGAQGGDAAATVRAGWRADAPIVVNSSRAILYASSGEGFAEAARRAARKTRDVLQAARG, from the coding sequence ATGACCTTCCTCGACATGCTGCACAGCGCCGAGCGCCGCAACGGCTCCCTGCTGTGCGTGGGGCTGGATCCCGAACCGGCCAAGTTCCCGGACCACCTCAAGGGCGACGCCAGCCGGATTTACGACTTCTGCGCCGCCATCGTCGATGCCACGGCCGACCTGGTGATTGCCTTCAAGCCGCAGATTGCCTACTTCGCCGCGCACCGCGCCGAAGACCAGCTCGAGCGGCTCATGGAACATCTGCGCCGCAATGCGCCGCAGGTGCCCGTCATCCTGGACGCCAAGCGCGGCGACATCGGCAGCACGGCCGAGCAGTACGCCAGGGAGGCGTTCGAGCGCTACGGCGCCGATGCGGTGACGCTGTCGCCCTTCATGGGCTTCGATTCGATCCAGCCCTACCTCAAATACGAGGGCAAGGGCGCCTTTTTGCTGTGCCGCACCTCCAACCCGGGCGGCGACGATCTGCAAAACCAGCGCCTGTCCAGCGTGCCCGGCGAGCCGCTCTTGTACGAGCACGTGGCGCGGCTCGCGCAGGGGCCGTGGAACCTGAATGGCCAGCTTGGCCTGGTGGTGGGCGCGACCTATCCCGCCGAGATCGAGCGCGTGCGCGCGCTCGCACCCACCGTGCCGCTCTTGATTCCCGGCGTCGGCGCGCAGGGCGGCGATGCGGCGGCCACGGTCAGGGCCGGCTGGCGCGCCGACGCGCCGATCGTGGTGAACTCGTCGCGCGCCATCCTGTACGCGTCGTCGGGCGAAGGCTTTGCCGAGGCCGCGCGGCGCGCGGCGCGCAAGACGCGCGACGTGCTGCAGGCGGCTCGGGGCTGA
- the ssb gene encoding single-stranded DNA-binding protein codes for MASVNKVIIVGNLGRDPEVRTFPSGDRVANVTIATTDKWKDKQSGEMKEATEWHRVVFNGRLAEIVEQYLRKGAQVYVEGSLRTRKWTDKDGIEKYSTEIRADQMQMLGSRQGMGGPGADDAGGGGYARAPAPAARAGAPAPRAAAPAKSASGFDDMDDDIPF; via the coding sequence ATGGCATCCGTCAACAAAGTCATCATCGTCGGCAACCTGGGCCGCGATCCGGAAGTGCGCACCTTCCCCAGCGGCGACCGGGTCGCCAATGTCACCATTGCCACCACCGACAAGTGGAAAGACAAGCAGTCCGGCGAGATGAAGGAGGCGACCGAATGGCACCGCGTCGTCTTCAACGGCCGGCTGGCCGAAATCGTCGAGCAGTACCTGCGCAAGGGCGCGCAGGTCTACGTCGAAGGCAGCCTGCGCACACGCAAGTGGACCGACAAGGACGGCATCGAAAAATACAGCACGGAAATCCGCGCCGACCAGATGCAGATGCTGGGCAGCCGCCAGGGCATGGGCGGCCCCGGCGCGGATGATGCGGGCGGTGGTGGCTATGCGCGGGCGCCGGCGCCCGCTGCGCGCGCCGGCGCTCCCGCGCCGCGCGCTGCGGCCCCGGCCAAGTCGGCCAGCGGCTTCGACGACATGGATGACGATATCCCGTTCTGA
- a CDS encoding MFS transporter: MAITASPETFQKIPRISMNAQERRSSITLASIYGLRMLGLFLVLPVFAIYTSTLPGGGNQFLVGLALGIYGLTQAALQIPLGLASDRFGRKPVMMFGLVIFAVGSFMAGTSHTLGGIIVGRAVQGAGAISAAISAMIADSTRDENRTKAMAIVGMTIGMSFIVSLIAAPLLYHLIGVPGMFILTGVLAVLAIAVIKWVVPDMPMTTHAKERHASAPRDSVFTAALLRLHFSIFVVNFTQVAMFVVVPVALVQNAGIAVQQHWMVYLPVTLGSFLVAVPGIIWAESRGHMRPVFIGAVALMTLTMLGFAFDYTRPVPLIAALFSFFVAFNLMEALIPSLVSRTAPPARKGLALGIYNTAQSLGLFAGGALGGWIAKAWSGEGVFLACAALSLVWLFVAWSIQPPPKSAH; encoded by the coding sequence ATGGCTATCACAGCTTCGCCAGAAACCTTCCAGAAGATTCCCCGAATCAGCATGAACGCGCAGGAGCGCCGATCCAGCATCACGCTGGCATCGATCTACGGCCTGCGCATGCTCGGGCTCTTCCTCGTCCTTCCGGTTTTTGCCATCTACACCAGCACCCTGCCCGGCGGCGGCAATCAGTTTCTGGTGGGCCTGGCACTGGGCATCTATGGCCTGACCCAGGCGGCCCTGCAAATTCCCCTTGGGCTCGCGAGCGATCGATTTGGACGCAAACCGGTCATGATGTTCGGCCTGGTCATTTTTGCGGTCGGCTCCTTCATGGCCGGCACCTCGCACACGCTGGGCGGCATTATTGTGGGCCGGGCGGTACAGGGAGCCGGGGCCATCTCGGCCGCCATTTCCGCCATGATCGCCGACTCCACCCGGGACGAGAACCGCACCAAGGCCATGGCCATTGTCGGCATGACCATTGGCATGAGCTTCATCGTGTCCCTGATTGCCGCGCCGCTCCTGTATCACTTGATTGGCGTGCCCGGCATGTTCATCCTGACCGGGGTTCTGGCGGTCCTTGCAATTGCGGTGATCAAGTGGGTAGTGCCCGACATGCCCATGACCACGCACGCCAAAGAGCGGCACGCGTCCGCGCCGCGCGACTCCGTCTTCACCGCCGCCCTGCTGCGCCTGCACTTCAGTATTTTTGTTGTCAATTTCACGCAGGTGGCAATGTTCGTGGTGGTGCCCGTGGCCCTGGTGCAGAACGCGGGCATCGCCGTGCAACAGCATTGGATGGTTTACCTGCCCGTGACGCTGGGGTCGTTCCTCGTGGCCGTTCCGGGGATCATCTGGGCGGAGAGTCGCGGTCACATGCGCCCCGTATTTATTGGTGCGGTGGCGCTCATGACATTGACGATGCTCGGGTTTGCTTTCGATTACACCCGGCCGGTGCCGCTGATTGCTGCCCTGTTTTCGTTCTTCGTCGCATTCAACCTCATGGAGGCGCTGATTCCGTCGCTGGTGTCGCGCACGGCCCCGCCGGCACGCAAGGGCCTGGCGCTCGGCATTTACAACACCGCCCAATCGCTCGGGCTGTTTGCCGGCGGCGCGTTGGGCGGGTGGATTGCAAAAGCCTGGTCCGGCGAGGGCGTTTTCCTGGCCTGCGCGGCCCTATCGCTGGTCTGGCTGTTTGTGGCCTGGTCCATTCAACCGCCCCCGAAGTCTGCCCATTGA
- a CDS encoding D-amino acid dehydrogenase: protein MKVIVLGGGVIGTTTAYYLARSGAEVTVLDRQSGPAQETSFANAGQVSPGYSTPWAAPGIPLKALKWMFQKHAPLSIRPDGSLFQLRWMAAMLKNSSADRYAVNKERMMRVAEYSRGCLRQLRLDTGIEYEQRTGGTLQLFRTQAQLDAVQRDVAVLQECGVPYELLDRDQLAIAEPALAQARERLAGGLRLPNDETGDCHMFTQGLAALARGLGVDFRFDQTVDGLVLDAGRITGVRAGGQVLTADRYVLAFGSYSRNFMAPLGLDIPVYPVKGYSLTVPLLNPELAPQSTVLDETYKVAVTRFDKRIRVGGMAELAGFDLRLNPRRRATLELVVSDLFPGGNLPKAEFWTGLRPMTPDSTPIVGATPYANLFLNTGHGTLGWTMACGSGKLVSDLVTGQTPEIRTDGLALDRYLPPSRTRPASAKPANAPA, encoded by the coding sequence ATGAAAGTGATCGTTTTGGGCGGCGGTGTCATCGGCACCACGACGGCTTATTACCTGGCCCGTTCGGGCGCTGAGGTCACCGTGCTCGATCGCCAGAGCGGCCCGGCGCAGGAGACCAGCTTTGCCAATGCCGGCCAGGTCTCGCCCGGCTATTCCACGCCCTGGGCCGCACCCGGCATTCCGCTCAAGGCACTGAAGTGGATGTTCCAGAAGCATGCGCCACTGTCGATTCGGCCCGACGGCAGCCTGTTCCAGCTGCGCTGGATGGCGGCCATGCTGAAAAACAGTTCGGCCGACCGCTACGCCGTCAACAAGGAACGCATGATGCGCGTGGCCGAATACAGCCGCGGCTGCCTGCGCCAGTTGCGTCTGGATACCGGTATCGAGTACGAGCAGCGCACCGGCGGCACGCTGCAGCTGTTTCGCACGCAGGCGCAGCTCGATGCGGTGCAGCGCGATGTGGCCGTGCTGCAGGAGTGCGGCGTGCCCTACGAGCTGCTCGATCGCGACCAGCTCGCCATTGCCGAGCCGGCCCTGGCCCAGGCACGTGAGCGGCTGGCGGGCGGCCTGCGCCTGCCGAACGATGAAACCGGTGATTGCCACATGTTTACTCAGGGCCTGGCCGCGCTCGCGCGGGGGCTGGGCGTGGATTTCCGTTTCGACCAGACGGTCGATGGCCTGGTCCTTGACGCTGGTCGCATCACTGGCGTGCGCGCGGGCGGCCAGGTCTTGACGGCCGATCGCTACGTGCTGGCCTTCGGCAGCTATTCGCGCAACTTTATGGCGCCGCTGGGGCTCGACATTCCGGTCTATCCGGTCAAGGGCTACTCGCTGACCGTGCCGCTGCTCAACCCCGAGCTGGCGCCGCAATCGACCGTGCTGGACGAGACCTACAAGGTGGCGGTCACCCGCTTCGACAAGCGCATCCGGGTCGGCGGCATGGCCGAACTGGCGGGCTTTGACCTGCGCCTGAACCCGCGCCGGCGCGCGACGCTGGAACTCGTCGTGAGCGACCTGTTTCCGGGCGGCAACCTGCCTAAGGCCGAATTCTGGACCGGCCTGCGTCCCATGACGCCCGACAGCACGCCCATCGTTGGCGCGACGCCTTATGCCAACCTGTTCCTCAACACCGGCCACGGCACCCTGGGCTGGACCATGGCCTGCGGCTCCGGAAAACTGGTGTCCGACCTGGTGACGGGCCAAACGCCCGAGATTCGTACCGACGGTCTCGCGCTCGACCGCTACCTGCCACCCTCGCGCACACGGCCTGCCAGCGCGAAGCCGGCCAACGCGCCGGCATAA
- the uvrA gene encoding excinuclease ABC subunit UvrA, translated as MDPAENGQYLARALQQQRISIRGARTHNLKNIDLDIPRNQLVVITGLSGSGKSSLAFDTLYAEGQRRYVESLSTYARQFLQLMDKPDVDLIEGLSPAISIEQKATSHNPRSTVGTVTEIHDYLRLLFARAGTPYCPDHDLPLQQQSVSQMVDAVQALPEDTRLMILAPIARDRKGEFLDVFADLQAQGYVRFRVDGAAYEYDDLPKLKKAEKHNIDVVIDRVRVRPDLQQRLAESFEAALRLADGRAIALEMDSGREHLFNAKFSCPVCGYSISELEPRLFSFNSPVGACPACDGLGSQEFFDPARVVAFPSLSLASGAIKGWDRRNGYYFALLESLAKHYKFDLEAPFETLEPHIRQAILHGSGEEEIRFSYVMDSGASQGKKVSKKHPFEGVIPNMARRWRETDSVLVREDLARYRSTQPCGECGGTRLKREARHVKVGEGAQARAIFEISRATLRDSFAYFSTLKMHGAKGEIADKVVREIGLRLKFLNDVGLNYLSLDRSAETLSGGESQRIRLASQIGSGLTGVMYVLDEPSIGLHQRDNDRLIGTLKHLRDIGNSVLVVEHDEDMMRAADHVIDMGLGAGVHGGRVIAQGTFEQVKANPDSLTGQYLAGVQKIAVPTRRTPWLPTVAPATVEKKGPSRFPPSAAGVARAERQAAHLSTQGELQSLRVVNATGNNLRGVTVAFPVGLLTCVTGVSGSGKSTLVNDTLYTAVARTLYRAHDEPAPHEEILGIEHFDKVINVDQSPIGRTPRSNPATYTGLFTPMRELMAEMPMARERGYGPGRFSFNVAGGRCEACQGDGVVKVEMHFLPDVYVPCDVCHGQRYNRETLEVLYKGRNIAQILDLTVEAAHEFLKAVPNIARKLQTLLDVGLSYIKLGQAATTLSGGEAQRVKLALELSKRDTGRTLYILDEPTTGLHFADIALLLKVLQHLRDAGNTIVVIEHNLDVIKTADWIIDMGPEGGAGGGLVVGVGTPEAIAANPDSHTGRYLQRLLSHETPEAARAAA; from the coding sequence ATCGATCCCGCTGAAAACGGCCAATACCTGGCCCGGGCGCTGCAGCAGCAGCGCATCAGCATTCGCGGCGCGCGCACGCACAACCTCAAGAACATCGACCTCGACATTCCGCGCAACCAGCTGGTGGTGATCACGGGGCTGTCCGGCTCGGGCAAGTCGAGCCTGGCCTTCGACACGCTGTATGCCGAGGGCCAGCGCCGCTACGTCGAGAGCCTGTCCACTTACGCGCGCCAGTTTTTGCAGCTGATGGACAAGCCCGACGTGGACCTGATCGAGGGCCTGTCGCCGGCGATCTCCATCGAGCAGAAGGCCACCAGCCACAACCCGCGCTCCACCGTCGGCACGGTGACCGAGATTCACGACTACCTGCGCCTGCTGTTCGCGCGCGCCGGCACGCCCTACTGCCCGGACCACGACCTGCCGCTGCAGCAACAGTCCGTGAGCCAGATGGTCGATGCGGTGCAGGCGCTGCCCGAAGACACGCGGCTGATGATCCTCGCGCCCATCGCGCGCGACCGCAAGGGCGAATTCCTGGACGTATTTGCCGACCTGCAGGCGCAGGGCTACGTGCGTTTTCGGGTCGACGGCGCGGCGTATGAATACGACGACCTGCCCAAGCTCAAGAAGGCCGAGAAGCACAACATCGACGTGGTGATCGACCGCGTTAGGGTACGGCCCGATCTGCAGCAGCGGCTGGCCGAGAGCTTCGAGGCGGCGCTGCGGCTGGCCGATGGCCGGGCCATCGCGCTGGAGATGGACAGCGGCCGTGAACACCTGTTCAACGCCAAGTTCTCCTGCCCCGTGTGCGGCTACTCCATCAGCGAGCTGGAGCCGCGGCTGTTTTCCTTCAACTCGCCGGTCGGCGCCTGCCCGGCCTGCGACGGCCTGGGCTCGCAGGAGTTTTTCGACCCCGCCCGCGTCGTCGCCTTTCCCTCGCTGAGCCTGGCCAGCGGCGCCATCAAGGGCTGGGACCGGCGCAACGGCTACTACTTCGCGCTGCTGGAGAGCCTGGCCAAACACTACAAGTTCGACCTGGAAGCGCCGTTCGAGACGCTCGAGCCGCACATCCGCCAGGCCATCCTGCACGGCTCGGGCGAGGAGGAGATCCGCTTCAGCTATGTGATGGATTCCGGTGCCTCGCAAGGCAAGAAGGTCAGCAAGAAGCACCCGTTCGAGGGCGTGATCCCGAACATGGCGCGGCGCTGGCGCGAGACCGACTCGGTGCTGGTGCGCGAAGACCTGGCACGCTACCGCAGCACCCAGCCCTGCGGGGAATGCGGCGGCACGCGGCTCAAACGCGAGGCACGGCACGTCAAGGTGGGCGAGGGCGCGCAGGCGCGCGCCATTTTCGAGATCAGCCGCGCCACGCTGCGCGACAGCTTTGCGTATTTCAGCACCCTCAAGATGCACGGCGCCAAGGGCGAGATTGCCGACAAGGTGGTGCGCGAGATCGGCCTGCGGCTGAAATTTCTCAACGACGTGGGGCTGAACTACCTGAGCCTGGACCGCAGCGCCGAAACCCTCAGCGGCGGCGAGTCGCAGCGCATTCGCCTGGCCTCGCAGATCGGCTCGGGCCTGACCGGCGTGATGTACGTGCTGGACGAGCCCAGCATCGGCCTGCACCAGCGCGACAACGACCGTCTGATCGGCACCCTAAAACACCTGCGCGACATCGGCAACAGCGTGCTGGTAGTCGAGCACGACGAGGACATGATGCGCGCGGCCGACCACGTGATCGACATGGGACTGGGCGCCGGCGTGCACGGCGGGCGCGTGATCGCGCAGGGCACCTTCGAGCAGGTCAAGGCCAACCCCGACTCACTGACCGGCCAGTACCTGGCGGGCGTGCAGAAGATCGCCGTGCCCACGCGGCGCACCCCATGGCTGCCAACCGTGGCCCCGGCCACCGTGGAGAAGAAAGGCCCGTCCCGGTTTCCCCCGAGCGCCGCCGGGGTCGCGCGCGCCGAACGTCAGGCGGCGCACCTGTCGACCCAGGGCGAGCTGCAGTCGCTGCGCGTGGTGAACGCCACCGGCAACAACCTGCGCGGCGTCACAGTGGCATTCCCGGTCGGGCTGCTGACCTGCGTGACCGGCGTCTCGGGCTCGGGCAAGTCCACCCTGGTCAACGACACGCTGTACACCGCGGTGGCACGCACGCTGTACCGCGCCCACGACGAGCCGGCGCCGCACGAGGAGATCCTCGGCATCGAGCATTTCGACAAGGTCATCAACGTGGATCAGTCGCCGATCGGGCGCACGCCGCGCAGCAACCCGGCCACCTACACCGGGCTGTTCACGCCGATGCGCGAACTGATGGCCGAGATGCCGATGGCGCGCGAGCGCGGCTACGGCCCGGGGCGCTTTTCGTTCAACGTGGCGGGCGGGCGCTGCGAGGCCTGTCAGGGCGACGGCGTGGTCAAGGTCGAGATGCACTTCCTGCCCGACGTCTACGTGCCCTGCGACGTCTGCCACGGCCAGCGTTACAACCGCGAAACGCTGGAGGTGCTCTACAAGGGCAGGAACATCGCGCAAATCCTCGACCTCACGGTCGAGGCGGCGCACGAATTCCTCAAGGCCGTGCCCAACATCGCGCGCAAGCTGCAGACCCTGCTCGACGTCGGCCTGTCCTACATCAAGCTCGGCCAGGCCGCCACCACGCTGTCGGGCGGCGAGGCGCAGCGCGTCAAGCTCGCGCTCGAGCTGTCCAAGCGCGACACGGGCCGCACGCTGTACATCCTGGACGAGCCGACCACCGGCCTGCACTTCGCCGACATCGCCCTTTTGCTCAAGGTGCTGCAGCACCTGCGCGACGCGGGCAACACCATCGTCGTAATCGAGCACAACCTGGACGTGATCAAGACCGCCGACTGGATCATCGACATGGGCCCCGAAGGCGGCGCCGGCGGCGGCCTGGTGGTGGGCGTGGGCACGCCTGAGGCGATCGCGGCCAATCCGGACAGCCATACGGGACGCTACCTGCAGCGGCTGCTGTCCCACGAGACGCCCGAGGCGGCGCGGGCCGCGGCATGA
- a CDS encoding MipA/OmpV family protein, producing the protein MTISRSDRWRGVRRAVAGALGLLLATAACANTDPLSDLLTIPGSAGLGAMTRMERSPYVGGGTRYDLLPLYLYEGDRLFLHASRGGFKVFKNETQRVDIFLDRRFDGFPADRIPPSLAGMAPRVPSVDLGMSWRYRQPWGTVQAELLHDVEDASSGSELRLAYAFDWRSGRLALRPSVTLSARDAKLNNYYYGVAPAEAMPGRPAYAPGAGIDTSMALYGSYDLSERWRLLGGVSVTRLSRAVRASPIVRQGVYPAVFVGAAYDFGSREKAWEGTRSPTYVKVLHGAAAADGCHLIRIMTLQCASIDNVHPTSETGVQVGKPFIEKLGGWPLDFVGYVGLLRHNDSGLQPNGWQADVFMKAYYYGFPWSARVRTRLGFGAGVSVAQHVPYAEASSLAATSRVLNYLEPTIDVSVGDLIGSRALKDTYLGFGVSHRSGIFGSSSLLGNVNGGSNYLYTYLEMVL; encoded by the coding sequence ATGACGATATCCCGTTCTGATCGGTGGCGCGGCGTCCGGCGCGCCGTCGCCGGGGCCTTGGGTCTGCTGCTGGCGACAGCGGCATGCGCCAACACCGACCCCCTGAGCGACCTCCTGACCATCCCCGGCAGTGCCGGGCTGGGCGCCATGACGCGCATGGAGCGCTCACCCTATGTGGGTGGCGGCACGCGCTATGACCTGCTGCCGCTGTACCTGTACGAAGGCGATCGGCTGTTTTTGCACGCCAGTCGCGGCGGGTTCAAGGTTTTCAAGAACGAGACCCAGCGCGTCGACATTTTTCTGGATCGCCGCTTCGACGGTTTTCCCGCCGACCGGATCCCGCCCAGCCTGGCCGGCATGGCGCCGCGCGTACCCAGCGTGGACCTCGGCATGTCGTGGCGCTATCGCCAGCCGTGGGGCACCGTGCAGGCCGAGTTGCTGCACGACGTCGAGGACGCCTCCAGCGGCAGCGAGCTGCGCCTGGCCTACGCCTTCGATTGGCGCTCGGGCCGGCTGGCGCTGCGCCCGAGCGTGACGCTGTCGGCGCGCGACGCCAAGCTCAACAACTATTACTACGGCGTGGCGCCGGCCGAAGCCATGCCGGGGCGGCCGGCCTACGCGCCCGGCGCCGGCATCGACACCTCGATGGCGCTGTATGGCTCGTACGACCTGTCCGAGCGCTGGCGACTGCTCGGCGGTGTTTCGGTCACCCGGCTGTCCCGCGCGGTACGCGCCAGCCCGATCGTGCGGCAAGGCGTTTACCCGGCCGTGTTCGTCGGCGCCGCCTACGACTTCGGCAGCCGCGAGAAAGCCTGGGAGGGGACCCGTTCGCCCACGTATGTGAAGGTGCTGCATGGCGCGGCGGCGGCCGACGGCTGTCACCTGATCCGCATCATGACGCTGCAGTGCGCCAGCATCGACAATGTCCACCCGACCAGCGAAACGGGCGTGCAGGTCGGCAAGCCTTTCATTGAAAAGCTGGGTGGCTGGCCGCTCGATTTCGTCGGCTACGTCGGGCTCTTGCGCCACAACGACAGCGGCCTGCAGCCGAATGGCTGGCAGGCCGATGTCTTCATGAAGGCCTATTACTACGGCTTCCCGTGGAGCGCGCGGGTGCGCACGCGGCTCGGGTTTGGCGCTGGTGTTTCGGTGGCGCAGCATGTGCCGTATGCCGAGGCCAGCAGCCTGGCCGCCACCTCGCGCGTGCTCAACTACCTGGAGCCGACGATCGACGTCAGCGTGGGCGACCTGATCGGCTCGCGCGCACTGAAAGACACCTACCTTGGGTTTGGCGTGTCGCACCGCTCCGGGATTTTTGGCTCATCGAGCCTGCTGGGCAATGTGAACGGCGGCTCGAACTACCTCTACACCTACCTCGAAATGGTGCTGTAG
- a CDS encoding DMT family transporter — protein MHALSRRQLVTLALLTLIWGLNWPIMKLGVTDFPPLTFRMLSMWLSLPVLWLVLRGMRVPLGIAREHWRELFWLAFANMFIWQGLIILAVKSLSSGRAAILGYTMPIFSAVLGALFFGNKMLPRAWAGVVAAGAGVVLLLWYEFTHLTGSPLGVMEALVAAAAWAVGTQMLRRTTLPVATLTLSFWMTALSTIVMTLLALLFEASQWKTPSGATWAAILFNAVLVFGLAQAAWFSLARGLPPVASTLSVMLIPILGVFSGAVWLHEVLHWQDWTAVVLMVAAIGSVLAPAPARRA, from the coding sequence ATGCACGCACTTTCCCGGCGCCAGCTCGTCACCCTGGCCTTGCTGACCCTGATCTGGGGCCTGAACTGGCCGATCATGAAACTGGGCGTCACCGACTTCCCGCCGCTGACCTTTCGCATGCTGTCGATGTGGCTGAGCCTGCCGGTGCTGTGGCTGGTCTTGCGCGGGATGAGGGTGCCGCTGGGCATCGCGCGCGAACACTGGCGCGAGCTGTTCTGGCTGGCCTTCGCCAACATGTTTATCTGGCAGGGCCTGATCATCCTGGCCGTGAAGTCGCTGTCCAGCGGGCGCGCGGCGATCCTGGGCTACACCATGCCGATCTTCTCGGCCGTGCTGGGCGCCCTGTTCTTTGGCAACAAGATGCTGCCGCGCGCCTGGGCCGGCGTGGTGGCGGCGGGCGCCGGCGTGGTGCTGCTGCTGTGGTACGAATTCACGCACCTCACGGGCAGCCCGCTGGGCGTGATGGAGGCCCTGGTTGCAGCCGCCGCCTGGGCGGTCGGCACGCAGATGCTGCGCCGCACGACCCTGCCGGTGGCCACGCTCACGCTGTCGTTCTGGATGACGGCGCTGTCCACCATCGTCATGACGTTGCTGGCCCTGCTGTTCGAGGCATCGCAGTGGAAGACGCCGTCCGGCGCGACCTGGGCCGCGATCCTGTTCAATGCCGTGCTGGTCTTCGGCTTGGCCCAGGCCGCGTGGTTCTCCCTGGCGCGCGGCCTGCCGCCGGTGGCCTCCACGCTGAGCGTGATGCTCATCCCCATCCTGGGCGTGTTCAGCGGCGCCGTATGGCTGCACGAGGTGCTGCACTGGCAGGACTGGACGGCCGTGGTGCTGATGGTGGCGGCGATCGGCTCGGTGCTGGCGCCGGCGCCGGCGCGCAGGGCCTGA
- a CDS encoding EamA family transporter, with product MTHRRFSPGDLLAALAVVVIWGLNFVAMKFALHDFTPFQLGAARFAAAVLPLVFFIRPPRLHWKWVVLFGLFQGLGQFGFLFMALKVGMTAALASVLMQTQLFFTAIFSFVLLRERATRALQAGLLLAALGLVCFAMNYIAPHLDTARATTALGFVLNLGAAAMWAGSNIVARKAQQATPQFDALAFVVWSSLVPIVPFIALSMVFDDGATRWLHLASWRAVQPSTWFAIAYLGWAATTGAYGLWTALLKRHAANRVAPFGLGVPVVGLAAGMLVLGESVTAWQWAGIALVVAALACVLFGDRYLNKRSFQPLPEQPIKLLDQ from the coding sequence ATGACGCACCGTCGCTTCAGCCCCGGCGATCTGCTGGCCGCGCTGGCCGTGGTGGTGATCTGGGGGTTGAATTTTGTCGCCATGAAGTTCGCGCTGCACGACTTCACGCCGTTCCAGCTGGGCGCGGCGCGCTTCGCGGCGGCGGTGCTGCCCCTGGTTTTTTTCATCCGCCCACCGCGGCTGCACTGGAAGTGGGTCGTGCTGTTCGGCCTGTTCCAGGGCTTGGGGCAATTCGGCTTTTTGTTCATGGCGCTCAAGGTCGGCATGACGGCGGCGCTGGCCTCCGTGCTGATGCAGACCCAGCTCTTTTTCACCGCGATATTCAGCTTCGTGCTGCTGCGTGAACGCGCCACCCGCGCCCTGCAGGCCGGGCTGCTGCTCGCGGCCCTGGGGCTGGTTTGCTTCGCTATGAACTACATAGCGCCTCATCTCGACACCGCGCGGGCTACCACCGCTTTGGGCTTTGTACTCAACCTGGGTGCCGCGGCCATGTGGGCGGGCTCCAACATCGTCGCGCGCAAGGCGCAGCAGGCCACCCCGCAGTTCGACGCGCTGGCGTTCGTGGTCTGGAGCAGCCTGGTGCCGATCGTGCCCTTCATCGCGCTGTCCATGGTGTTCGACGACGGCGCCACACGCTGGCTGCACCTGGCCAGCTGGCGCGCGGTACAGCCAAGCACCTGGTTCGCCATTGCCTACCTCGGCTGGGCCGCCACCACCGGGGCCTATGGGTTGTGGACCGCCCTGCTGAAACGCCACGCCGCCAACCGCGTGGCGCCCTTCGGACTGGGTGTGCCGGTGGTGGGATTGGCGGCCGGCATGCTGGTGCTCGGCGAGAGCGTTACCGCCTGGCAATGGGCCGGCATTGCGCTGGTGGTTGCGGCGCTGGCTTGCGTCCTGTTTGGCGACCGGTATCTGAACAAAAGGAGCTTCCAGCCCTTGCCGGAGCAGCCCATCAAGCTACTGGATCAATAG